TGGAGTGGATTAAGCGGGCAGCGGTGTTGATGGCGGCGCTGGCGACCGGTGCAGCGGTCGCGCTGACCGGGCCAATCGGGTTTATCGGTCTGATTGTTCCCCATATGGTGCGTCTGACTATCGGTCCCGATCATCGCTGGCTCATTCCAGCCTGTGCCTTTGGTGGCGCAACCCTGTTGATCTGGCCGATCTGCTGGCTCGTACACTGGCAGCACCGGCTGAAATTCCGGTAGGGCTTTTCACTTCTTTCGCGGGTGGGCCATTCTTTCTGGCCTTGATCTTGCGTACACGCCGACACTATGGCTTCAGTTGAGATGGAAGGAGACAGCATGATCACAACTGCAAATCGCATCTTTGTTCATCCCGACTATGCAGACCTGTTTGAAGAGACATTCCGCAATCGTGCCCGTCTGGTGGATCGAATGCCCGGCTTTATCAGTAACCAGTTACTCCGTCCGGTCAATCCGGGTGACCCCTATATCGTGCTAACGACGTGGGAGAGCCGGGCACACTTTGAAGCGTGGGTGCGCTCAGAGGAATTTCGTCAGGGGCACGCTCGTTCCGGTACGTTGCCGAAAGAAGCATTCATTGCCCCCAATAAACTCGAATTGCACGAGATTATTCTCGATACAACCCGGCCCGATCTGGTGCCTGAGCCACGGGGGAAGCCGTTCAAAGTACATGGCGAGTGATGGCGCTTGCGTTTTGGGCAATGATCAAACTGATCGGTGCCTGGCATTGAGAGCGGGTAAATACCTCACGGATTGGAGAGGAAACACTGGTAGATCGGCGTCGTGCAGCCTGGACCTATATGACGCCGATCTACATCAAATTGACATAATTTTTGTTGATGTCATAACCTGATAGGTGGTCTGCTTGTAATTCAACAGGAGCGTCATTCATGGTTACATCCCATCTACCGCTCTTTTTCGTACAAGGAACCATGCGGCTTGCCGAACCTGAAGCCACCTGCCTGCTCGCTCTGGCCGATCTGGCTGAACACGACGAACCGGTCTTTGCTGACCAGTTGGTGCGTTGTTTACATATTGAGCCTGAGCAGCTATTGCAGACATTGCAGCATCTGTTCACGCGCCAGTTGGTTACGGCTGTAGAGCGAGGTGGACTGGCTTTAACCGCAAATGGTTATTTGCTGGCCCGGCACCTGATCGTCCGCCATCGCTTGTTGGAGCGGTTTTTGTTGGATGTGGTTGGCGTGCCGTGGATATTTGTTCATCGCGAGGCTGCCCGGTTAGCGCCAGTTGTTTCGCCCCTGTTTCTTGAACGTGTGGTTGAATTAACCCGCCATGCGACGGTGTGTCCGCATGGTAATCCGATCCCTGGGCGCAGTGATCTGGCAACGACGGAGGTATGCTTACCGAATGCACCGATGGGGCAGCGTTGTCGTCTCACTCGTATTGCCGAGTGGGTTGGCTATGAAACACATCTGTTACAGCGATTGTGGAGTCATGAGCTTCTGCCAGGACGTAGCTTTGTGCGTGTGCCCGATCCCTTCCAGCGCTACGTGATTGTCGTGGATCAGCGAGTGCTGGTGTTAGGGCCGCGGATTGCCAGTGCGTTATTCGTCGTTGTTGAATAGTTTTCACCGTCTCTTAGGAGAAAGTGAGATGTTTCAGATAAAGTTGATAATAGGAGTACCGGTGAGATTGAGGCTTACGCTTTATGAGACATAAGAATACTGCGAGATTTAGGTCATAAACAATTCAGTTATAAACGGTGCTGATTGATCTTTCTTTATTTCAGGCATTGAATACCTCTTAAATTATAGTGTGAAGAGTATGTAGTCATGTGGAAATCCTCGCCCTGTATGTGGTACGGGTGGGCCTGCAAGATGCTGTGGCGTTTCATTCCGTTAGTTTGGGACGCTACGCGATGATATACCTGTCTCTACACGCTATGTTCTTAATTGCTTGTTGGTCATATCAAATCCTGACTGACACTGTGCATCAGTCAGGCTGGCATGCCTGTGCTGAATCACTACCGGGCATATCATCGGTGGGTCGTTGCAGATGCACTGACCGACTCACGTGCAGTTGCATTCAGGAGCAGCGCCAGGATAGTCATTGGATAGCAGATTCATGCGTTCACTGTTCTCAGCAGTGCTATGCTCATACTCATGGTAGTAAGGCTGCCCTCGTAACCGCCAGGTGAACTATCCACCAGGACATCCCACACACCAACCCACCCTTATCCGATCACCTTGCTTCTCTTTTCATGTTTCCGCGCAACGTTTGCGCTCCTGAACCGGTTTATATACAGGACGCCATTTCGTTCAGGGGTGCATTATGTTGCAGTGCTCTCTTCCATGCGCTCTCCGCTATTGCCTTTGTTCACCGATCAGTACCGAGCAGTACGCCCAACGTCGGTATCACCCGGCACGCCGAACAGATGGTGTGCTACAATACCATCCCAACGCTGCTCCCATACCACATCCCACACCACCAGGGAGGTATCACGATGACCCAACTCAAATCACAGGTGTCGCGTACCCGCGCACGACAGGCGCCCCCAGCCGACGACCCGTTTCGCTACGGCTGGCGCTTTGTGCACCGTCCCACCCCCGACGACCCATCCCACCTCGAGCAGGTGCCACTCACCCTCGAGGATGTTCTCCATCCCGAGGTGGGAGATTTCATCGTGCATAGCATCCGTCACGAAACCGACCAGCGCTATCTCACCGATGTGCTCCAGGCGCGGCTCGAACGCACCGGCGAAGCCATCGTGATGAGTGACATCCGCATCGCCTGGGACGTGCCCGGACTGCGGCCACACAGCCCGGACGTGATGGTGATTCCCGGCATCACCAAACGGGACAACTGGAGCACGTTTGACGTCGCCCAGGAGGGGCAGCGCCCGGCGTTGATCATCGAAATCACCTCACCGGAGACTCGCGAGAACGATCTGGTGCGCAAAGTCGAGCACTATGCACGGGCGGGGGTCGCGCAGTACGTGATCGTGGATTATCTGGAGCGGGAAGAGCCGCTCCGGCTGCGGTTGCTGGACTACCGGCTGGTGGGGGAGCGCTACGTGCTGCACCCGGCGGACGAGCACGGACGGGTGTATCTGGAGAGTGCCCGGCTGTGGTTGGGGATCGCGGACAACCACGTAGTGTGCTACAACGAGCGGGGCGAGGTGATGGGGAACTACACCGCGATGATGGAGCAGGCGGAAGCGGCGCAGGCCCAGGCCTGGCGTGAAGCTGAGGCCCGCGCCGCTGCTGAGGAACAGGCGCGGCGTGAAGCCGAAGCGCGGGCGGCGGCTGAAGAGCGGGCACGGCTCGCGGAAGAGCAGGCGCGGCGTGAAGCCGAGGCGCGCGCTGCCGCGGAAGAGCAGGCCCGGCGTGAGTCCGAAGCACGGGCGGCAGAAGCGGCTGCCCGCGCTGCTGCCGAAGAGCAGGCCCGGCGCGAAGCCGAGGCACGGGCTGCTGCCGAAGAGCAGGCGCGGCGCGAAGCCGAGGCGCGCGCTGCTGCCGAAGAGCAGGCGCGGCGTGAAGCCGAGGCACGGGCGGCAGAAGCGGCTGCGCGGGCTGAGGTCGAGGCCCGTTTACGCGAGCTTGAGGCAGAATTGCGTCGGCTGCGGGGGGAAGGGTAGAACTATGTGCATCAGTGACCCGATACATCGTCGGAGGGTTGTGCGAGGGCGGTGGTATACACGGAGCAATTAACTGACGATCTCGCCGCAGTGACTGTGCTACGGGAACCTGCTACCTGGTTATGACGAGCACGTACAAGCGTTGTGTGTTATCGACAGCTACGAAAGTTCGTTTTCTTCCATCCAGAACGGATCACAGAGGGTATGGCAGTCTAGCTGCTGTAAGTCAGGTAAGGAACACGTGGATCACTGAGTGCGAAGATAACCCGGCAGCGTATCTCTGGGTGGATTCATCAGATTGTCTTCCTATTACTGCTGTCTTGCCTGTGGCACAAACAAAATAGCTCAAAAGAAACGATCTGGATTCTACTCGTGTTGTCCGTAGAGGGGGAGCGTGAAGTAAAAGGTTGCACCGCACCCCGGCCCGGCACTGGTAGCCCAAATCTGTCCACCATGCATTTCAACCAACCCCTTACAAATGGTGAGGCCAATGCCTGCGCCACCGGTCGCACGAGTACGCGACTTGTCAACCCGATAAAAGCGCTCGAACAGATGAGGCAGGTGTTCGGCGGCAATGCCAATTCCGCTGTCCTGCACCCAAAAGCGGATAGCCTCGCTTGCATGCTCTGCCCCGATCACAACCCGTCCGCCCCCCGGTGTGTATTGCAACGCATTGCCTAAGAGATTGATCAGAACTTGCAGGATGCGATCACTATCTGCCCATACCGGCGGCAGGTGCTGCTCGATGTTCACGTGTAGCTCAATGTTTTTGGCCGTAAACTGAGGGGTTAGTCGCGTTACCGCAGCCTCAATGAGATGAGCCGGGTCTACCGGAGTTGGTGCGAGCGTGATCTGGCGCGACTCAACCCGCGATAGCTGCTGGAGATCATCGGTTAATCGGCGTAGACGGTTGACTTCGTCGAGAACGAGTGCCCAGGTCGCCTCATCAGTTTCAACAACGCCATCCAGTATTCCCTCAACATAGCCGGCAATGGTCGCCAGAGGGGTGCGTAGTTCGTGCGCGACATCACCGATCAGGGCGACACGACGCTGTTCGGCACGTTCAAGGGCCTCAGCCATCATGTTAAACTGGGCAGCCAGGCGTGTCAGTTCGCGATCTCCGATCAGCGGTGCCCGTTCAGCGTAGTGACCGGCAGCTATGCGACGTGTAACCTGCAACAGATGATCAATGGGCTGTACGATCTGTCGTGAAGCTACCAGACTCACAATGATCGCGACGGTGACGGCTGCGCCGCTGCTGATGGTCAATGCCTGTATCATAGCCAGCGTAAAAATCGCATTGGTTGCACGTTCCATCTCGACCATACTTGCGTCAGCCGTCTCAGTCCAGTGCGGCCCCAGCCAGGCGATCATCAACTGATCGTGTAAGCCGGGGGCAAAGATGATTGTGATCGTCAAGAGAGTTAGCGCACCGGCAGCAATGGTCAGCAGATGGGACAATAACAGACGGTAGCGTAATCCACCACGCTTCAGCCAACCGTTCACGTTCGTTCTCCGAATCGATAACCAACACTCCGGACGGTAAAGATAAAGCGGGGGCGCGCCGGGTCATCGCCCAATTTTTTGCGTAAATTCGCAATATGTACTTCCAGAACGTGTTCATCGCCGAAGTAATTGTTTCCCCAAACTTGATCAAGCAATTGGGCGCGTGAGAAGACTCGTCCGGGAGCGGCAGCCAGTATGGTTAACAGCCGATATTCTAACGGGGTCAGATTGATGGGTACTCCATCTAACCGCACAGTATGCGATTCACTATCGATAGTGAGTGGCCCAACCGTCATTGTCGAGGGTTCATCGATATACCCCGATTGGCGGGGACGCCGAAACATGGCGCGCACGCGGGCCACTAATTCACGTGGTGAAAAGGGTTTCACCAGATAATCATCAGCCCCAACCTCCAACCCTTTGACGCGATCAGGTTCCTCTACTTTTGCGGTCAGCATTAAGATGTATGCATCAGAAAATGTTCGTAACTGGCGACAGACCTCAAAACCGTCGAGTGCCGGCAACATCAGATCGAGGATGATCAGATCGGGGCGGAGTGTCCTGGCCTGGGCAAGGGCACTCAAACCATCGCCGGCATGGGCGACGCGAAACCCAGCCTGAATAAGGTAGCGCTGAATGAGTTCGCGCAACCGATTCTCGTCATCAACAATGAGGATCAGGGGTGTGTGCATGGTCAATCCGCGATATGATGCAATGACCCAACGTTACGTTCTCTCGCTTTGCGCAGAGAGATTGGCTTACCAGCATCATAACAAATTGTTGCGCTGTGTGTGAACAACGAAGATGCTTTGCATCGAGAACCTACCGGTTCGCCCCACTTGTGCAAAGAGGATGCGGCTACATGCGGCCAGGACTGCGATTGACTGAACGAGAGGAGTACACTTGCCATCGATCCAACAGGTGAGGCGCTGTGCTGTGGAGCAGAACTTGCAGAGGAAAGATAGTGAGAGCAGTGCCTTGCGCTGTTCAGTCACAGATGAAGCTGATTTACCGCCCGACACTGCTCGCATGTGGTCTCTTTATCCGGTCACAGGAACATGTTGCTATTTGCCGAACCACGTGCGCAGCCACTCGCGCATCTGAGCAATTTCGGCCTCCTGAGCAGAAATAATCGCCTCGGCCAGCGCCTTGATCTCGGCATGTTCGGCCTTTTCCAGCGCATCACGAGCCATTGCAATCGCACCCTCGTGGTGAGGAATCATCGCTTCGATAAAACGCTGGTCAAACGGTGCATCACCCTCGGCAACTGTCATTGGCCCCATCTCCATCGCCATACCGGCGGTTGGTGGCAGATCGGGATACCATTCCTGTCGCCATGCTTTCATCTGGGCAATCTCGGCTTCCTGGGTCGCGATAATCGCCTCGGCCAGTTGCCGAATCTCGGCACGCTGACTCTCTTGCAAGGCCTGGCGGGCCATTGTGACCGCGCCTTCGTGATGGACGATCATGCTATCAATGAACAGGGCATCATATGGCTCATTGCCATGGGCCATCGGCATTGTTGAGTGATCCATGCCACTCATTGGGGTTGCGGGTGTTGACTGGCTACACGCCGCCAGGATCACCAGCAAGAACACAAATAGTCGCTGCATCTACCACCTCTGCATATACACGTCATTACCGACTTCAGCAGAGCCAGTATGCAGAATGAAGCTCAAGATTTGTTCAAGTGTGGTTTAATGATTGCTTAGAAGCGATTCTGGCTTGCCATGAGAACCGCTTCTGCAAACGTGCACCACTCCTGAATACCTGAGAACACGCCGAATCCTCACACTATCGCTGTTTGCAATGGGCATCAACGTAGTGCCTTGCGACGGTAGAGGCAGCGCTTGCCCATCAATGTGCCATCGTGATAGTGCGTTAGTCACCTGATCGAGAGTGATACGGTGAATAGGATGCAGCTCTCGCACCTTTTCATCCTCAATTTCAACTTTACATAACATGTTCTAAGTTCTACTGTGATTTGTCTGTGGTGGTGTGAGAGGCAGAATGATCGTCACTGTTGTCCCCTCGCCTTGCCGGCTCGAAATCGCAACCTCACCACCGTGAGCGTGGGCAACGCTCTGCACCAGCGTGAGTCCCAGGCCAGTACCACCGGTTCGGCGCGAACGGGAGCGGTCACCTCGATAAAATGGGGTAAAGACATGGGGCAGATCGGCCTCGGCAATTCCTTCGCCATTATCACTCACCCAACAGCACAACCGTTGTTGATCAACCTTCCAGCCTAAGCGAATGGTACCGTTCGCCGCCGTATGTTGAATCGCATTATCAACCAGGTGAAAAAGCGCTTGTTTGACGCTGTCGCCATCGATCCAGGCCTGAATGGGTGGCCCGCTTTCGAGGATTACCCGTCGTTCGCCGGCTAAGAGCCGGGCCTGGGCGGTAAATTCGACGAGAAAATCGGTCATTGTCACCGGTTGTATGTTCAATGAACGACCCGACTCGTAGCGGGCTTTGTCGAGTAACTGTTCACTGACATTGCACAGGCGGACAACGTCACGATGCATACTTTGGATCAGGCGGAAGGCCGTTTGCGGGTCATCCTGGGCACCGCGTAACAGCACCTCTAGCCCGCTGCGTAATGCGGTTAGCGGTGTGCGCATTTCGTGAGCAGCGTCGGCGATAAAGCGTCGTTGAGCCTGAAAATTTTGTTCCAGGCGCTCAACCATCTCGTCAAAAGCCTGCGTCAGCTTGCCAATCTCGTCGTGCGGCGAAATCACCGGTACGCGCTGGCGGAGATTGCCCTGGGCAATCTTCTGACAGGCAACGATTAAGTCGCTTAATGGCCGCAGCGTCGAGCTGGTTAACCAGTAGCCGATGAGGCTGCCTGCGAGGAGAACGATGACGATACTTGACACAATAATGATGCTTTGGCGTTGCAGAGTCGTCTCAATTGGGCTTAAGGGAGTGCTCATTTGCACCACGCCAAACACTTGGGGTGCTCCTGGTGCCGGTCGTAGTGGGATCAGCAGGCTCAGCATCCGCTGATCGCCATCATCCTGAATAACGTTCACGTTATTGTGGCCGGCCAGTGCCATATTGACATACGAAGCTTCGACCGGTTGAGCCGGCGGCTCTTCTGGTAATCGGCGACCACTGGCTAACAACGCCCCTGCCTGATCGAAGATCAGAGCGGTGGTATCGCGCGAGGTCAGATCACGGCTCAACTGTTCGGCAATTAACGGCAACTGTGTAGCCGGGTCAGGGTGCTCAAACAGGTATTGTTCGATCACTGGTTTGGCTTGCGCTCGAATCCGCAGACCGGTGCTCTCAAAGAGAAACTGGCGCATATCGAGGTAGAAGCCGAAGCCAAGTAGACATAAAAGCAGGGCCAGCAGGCCGCTGTACAACA
This genomic window from Chloroflexus aurantiacus J-10-fl contains:
- a CDS encoding antibiotic biosynthesis monooxygenase family protein — its product is MITTANRIFVHPDYADLFEETFRNRARLVDRMPGFISNQLLRPVNPGDPYIVLTTWESRAHFEAWVRSEEFRQGHARSGTLPKEAFIAPNKLELHEIILDTTRPDLVPEPRGKPFKVHGE
- a CDS encoding metal-dependent transcriptional regulator, which gives rise to MVTSHLPLFFVQGTMRLAEPEATCLLALADLAEHDEPVFADQLVRCLHIEPEQLLQTLQHLFTRQLVTAVERGGLALTANGYLLARHLIVRHRLLERFLLDVVGVPWIFVHREAARLAPVVSPLFLERVVELTRHATVCPHGNPIPGRSDLATTEVCLPNAPMGQRCRLTRIAEWVGYETHLLQRLWSHELLPGRSFVRVPDPFQRYVIVVDQRVLVLGPRIASALFVVVE
- a CDS encoding Uma2 family endonuclease, which translates into the protein MTQLKSQVSRTRARQAPPADDPFRYGWRFVHRPTPDDPSHLEQVPLTLEDVLHPEVGDFIVHSIRHETDQRYLTDVLQARLERTGEAIVMSDIRIAWDVPGLRPHSPDVMVIPGITKRDNWSTFDVAQEGQRPALIIEITSPETRENDLVRKVEHYARAGVAQYVIVDYLEREEPLRLRLLDYRLVGERYVLHPADEHGRVYLESARLWLGIADNHVVCYNERGEVMGNYTAMMEQAEAAQAQAWREAEARAAAEEQARREAEARAAAEERARLAEEQARREAEARAAAEEQARRESEARAAEAAARAAAEEQARREAEARAAAEEQARREAEARAAAEEQARREAEARAAEAAARAEVEARLRELEAELRRLRGEG
- a CDS encoding sensor histidine kinase, translating into MNGWLKRGGLRYRLLLSHLLTIAAGALTLLTITIIFAPGLHDQLMIAWLGPHWTETADASMVEMERATNAIFTLAMIQALTISSGAAVTVAIIVSLVASRQIVQPIDHLLQVTRRIAAGHYAERAPLIGDRELTRLAAQFNMMAEALERAEQRRVALIGDVAHELRTPLATIAGYVEGILDGVVETDEATWALVLDEVNRLRRLTDDLQQLSRVESRQITLAPTPVDPAHLIEAAVTRLTPQFTAKNIELHVNIEQHLPPVWADSDRILQVLINLLGNALQYTPGGGRVVIGAEHASEAIRFWVQDSGIGIAAEHLPHLFERFYRVDKSRTRATGGAGIGLTICKGLVEMHGGQIWATSAGPGCGATFYFTLPLYGQHE
- a CDS encoding response regulator transcription factor translates to MHTPLILIVDDENRLRELIQRYLIQAGFRVAHAGDGLSALAQARTLRPDLIILDLMLPALDGFEVCRQLRTFSDAYILMLTAKVEEPDRVKGLEVGADDYLVKPFSPRELVARVRAMFRRPRQSGYIDEPSTMTVGPLTIDSESHTVRLDGVPINLTPLEYRLLTILAAAPGRVFSRAQLLDQVWGNNYFGDEHVLEVHIANLRKKLGDDPARPRFIFTVRSVGYRFGERT
- a CDS encoding DUF305 domain-containing protein; translation: MQRLFVFLLVILAACSQSTPATPMSGMDHSTMPMAHGNEPYDALFIDSMIVHHEGAVTMARQALQESQRAEIRQLAEAIIATQEAEIAQMKAWRQEWYPDLPPTAGMAMEMGPMTVAEGDAPFDQRFIEAMIPHHEGAIAMARDALEKAEHAEIKALAEAIISAQEAEIAQMREWLRTWFGK
- a CDS encoding HAMP domain-containing sensor histidine kinase, whose protein sequence is MRQRLALLYSGLLALLLCLLGFGFYLDMRQFLFESTGLRIRAQAKPVIEQYLFEHPDPATQLPLIAEQLSRDLTSRDTTALIFDQAGALLASGRRLPEEPPAQPVEASYVNMALAGHNNVNVIQDDGDQRMLSLLIPLRPAPGAPQVFGVVQMSTPLSPIETTLQRQSIIIVSSIVIVLLAGSLIGYWLTSSTLRPLSDLIVACQKIAQGNLRQRVPVISPHDEIGKLTQAFDEMVERLEQNFQAQRRFIADAAHEMRTPLTALRSGLEVLLRGAQDDPQTAFRLIQSMHRDVVRLCNVSEQLLDKARYESGRSLNIQPVTMTDFLVEFTAQARLLAGERRVILESGPPIQAWIDGDSVKQALFHLVDNAIQHTAANGTIRLGWKVDQQRLCCWVSDNGEGIAEADLPHVFTPFYRGDRSRSRRTGGTGLGLTLVQSVAHAHGGEVAISSRQGEGTTVTIILPLTPPQTNHSRT